From a single Solenopsis invicta isolate M01_SB chromosome 6, UNIL_Sinv_3.0, whole genome shotgun sequence genomic region:
- the LOC105194234 gene encoding aminomethyltransferase, mitochondrial, translated as MLRFVARGRFVICDNLEKCLSERPALGGVRDTCSVARVSRVKERLGGGSTSRSNCLIDSAIPRATIETTCRLSSTSTASEARKTCLYDLHIKEQGKVINFAGWLLPVQYREAIAVSHLHTRSLASLFDVGHMLQTRVFGKDAGEYLESLTTCDLKNLSKGAATLTVFTNDKGGILDDLIITKDDEDKYFVVSNAGRRDEDSQLLLERQDDFKRIGKNVHVDFLDPLEQGLIALQGPTAATVLQSLVKIDLQTLKFMNSVETEVSGSNIRISRCGYTGEDGFEISVPANDAINLVERILEIPDVKLAGLGARDSLRLEAGLCLYGHDINEDTTPIEAALTWLVAKRRRAEANFPGAERILSQIKTGPTKKRVGLLLGQGPPAREGAPILTPEGERVGSVTSGGPSPTLGRPIAMGYMPPDLAQFGGGILVEVRGKTYKGTVTKMPFVKAKYYTAK; from the exons ATGCTTCGTTTCGTCGCTCGCGGTAGATTCGTCATCTGTGACAATCTCGAGAAATGTCTGAGTGAAAGACCGGCTCTGGGAGGCGTGCGTGACACCTGCAGCGTCGCCAGGGTGTCGAGGGTCAAGGAGAGACTTGGCGGTGGTTCGACGTCGCGTTCAAATTGTTTGATCGATTCCGCGATACCTCGCGCAACCATCGAAACGACTTGTCGGTTGTCATCAACGTCGACTGCCAGTGAAGCCCGCAAGACCTGTCTTTACGATCTTCATATAAAAGAACAAG gCAAGGTCATTAACTTTGCGGGATGGCTACTGCCGGTGCAGTATCGAGAGGCGATCGCCGTGTCTCATCTACACACCAGATCACTGGCATCGCTCTTCGACGTCGGTCACATGCTGCAAACGCGCGTTTTCGGTAAGGACGCCGGAGAGTATTTGGAATCGCTAACCACGTGTGATCTCAAGAATCTAAGCAAGGGTGCCGCGACTCTGACAGTCTTCACCAATGATAAGGGTGGAATTTTGGACGATCTCATCATTACTAAAGACGATGAGGATAAATACTTCGTGGTATCTAACGCGGGGAGGAGGGACGAAGATAGTCAACTTCTCTTGGAGCGTCAG GATGATTTCAAGAGGATTGGTAAAAACGTGCATGTCGACTTCTTGGATCCTCTGGAGCAAGGTCTCATAGCTCTTCAAGGGCCTACAGCGGCAACGGTCCTCCAAtcattagtaaaaatagatctTCAGACTCTAAAGTTCATGAACAGTGTCGAGACCGAGGTGTCAGGAAGTAATATTAGAATTTCGCGATGTGGATACACCGGAGAGGACGGTTTTGAGATCTCTGTACCTGCGAATGACGCGATTAATCTAGTCGAAAGGATCTTGGAGATTCCTGACGTGAAGCTGGCCGGTTTAGGAGCCAGAGACAGCCTAAG ATTAGAGGCTGGACTCTGTCTATACGGTCACGATATCAATGAAGACACCACGCCAATCGAAGCTGCCCTTACATGGCTAGTCG CGAAACGACGAAGAGCCGAAGCGAACTTTCCAGGCGCGGAGCGAATACTTTCGCAGATCAAGACGGGCCCGACGAAGAAACGCGTCGGGCTCTTACTGGGTCAAGGACCACCTGCCAGGGAAGGAGCGCCCATATTGACGCCGGAAGGTGAGCGTGTAGGCAGCGTTACTTCCGGTGGACCAAGTCCGACCTTGGGCCGGCCGATCGCCATGGGATACATGCCGCCGGATTTGGCGCAATTCGGTGGCGGGATACTGGTCGAGGTTCGAGGGAAGACGTACAAGGGTACCGTAACGAAGATGCCCTTTGTGAAAGCGAAGTATTACACCGCGAAATGA
- the LOC120356838 gene encoding probable ATP-dependent RNA helicase DDX46 yields MVRSSDKDRHHRRRSRSRSRSRSGEPDKKRRRSRSRERERDRDKGRHRERRSRSRDRERERSDRRERSERDKDRERKRGDSKEKRLTGSKSSRSGKERSNRSRSRDRKDKEKGDNEELPFDHTKLDKEEEQKRLELEMQKRRERIERWRAERKKKELEATKKDGKTSILANLQLPMKKWSLEDDSDEETPVVQNNKEAKEEGVKEEIEELKEEVKDEEEEIDPLDAFMAEVQEEVRKVNKVDGKAPKNANNGSNSASQSGGVVIMTGVAKKKVQKQKGELIEQNQDGLEYSSEEEGENLHETAAGIANKQKRELAKVDHATTEYQPFRKSFYVEVPEIARMTPEEVEVYKEELEGIRVKGKGCPKPIKSWAQCGVTKKELEVLKKLGYEKPTPIQCQAIPAIMSGRDLIGIAKTGSGKTLAFLLPMFRHILDQPPLADGDGPIALIMTPTRELCMQIGRDSKKFTKSLGLSHVCVYGGTGISEQIAELKRGAEIIVCTPGRMIDMLAANSGRVTNLRRVTYVVLDEADRMFDMGFEPQVMRIMENVRPDRQTVLFSATFPRQMEALARRILTRPVEVQVGGRSVVCKDVEQHVVVLEEDQKFYKLLEILGHYQDKGSTIIFVDKQENADTLLKDLMKASYSCMSLHGGIDQCDRDSTILDFKAGRTKLLVATSVAARGLDVKHLVLVVNYDCPNHYEDYVHRCGRTGRAGNKGYAYTFITSEQERYAGDILRAHELAGVPVPEPLRQLWEGYKARQAADGKKVHTGGGFSGKGFKFDESEAALANEKKKFQKAALGLQDSDDEDIENDIDQQIESMLAPKRTVREIAKPTATSITVPGQPIPSATDKLELARRLASKINIAKNLGAEAKGATQQAAEAILKGAGPTNLITAKTVAEQLAAKLNTKLNYQPREEDLVESDVETGEQTFRKYEEELEINDFPQQARWRVTSKEALAQISEYSEAGLTVRGTYIAPGKTPPEGERKLYLAIESTSELAVSKAKAEVSRLIKEELIKLQASGAHTASRGRYKVL; encoded by the exons ATGGTGCGAAGTAGCGACAA GGACAGACATCATCGGCGGAGATCAAGATCGCGATCGAGATCGAGATCGGGCGAACCCGATAAGAAACGACGACGTTCCAGAAGTAGGGAACGAGAAAGGGACAGAGACAAGGGACGACATCGAGAGCGGAGGAGTCGTTCGCGAGACAGAGAAAGGGAAAGGAGCGACAGGAGAGAGCGTTCCGAGAGGGACAAGGATCGCGAAAGAAAACG TGGAGACAGTAAAGAAAAGCGTCTTACAGGCTCGAAATCCTCGCGCTCTGGCAAAGAACGATCAAACAGGTCTCGTTCGCGTGATCGAAAGGATAAAGAAAAGGGGGACAATGAGGAATTACCTTTTGATCACACAAAGTTAGACAAG GAGGAAGAGCAGAAAAGACTGGAATTGGAAATGCAAAAGAGAAGGGAGAGGATAGAACGATGGCGTGcagaaaggaagaagaaagaactTGAAGCGACCAAAAAAGACGGTAAGACATCTATTTTGGCAAATCTTCAGCTACCCATGAAAAAGTGGTCCCTTGAGGATGATAGTGATGAAGAGACTCCTGTGGTACAGAATAACAAAGAGGCAAAAGAAGAAGGTGTAAAGGAAGAAATTGAGGAATTGAAGGAAGAGGTAAAAGATGAAGAGGAGGAGATTGATCCACTTGACGCTTTCATGGCAGAG gTTCAAGAAGAAGTTAGAAAAGTGAATAAAGTTGATGGCAAAGCTCCGAAAAATGCCAACAATGGCTCTAATTCTGCATCGCAGAGTGGTGGTGTTGTCATTATGACTGGAGTAGCTAAGAAAAAAGTACAGAAACAGAAAGGAGAATTGATTGAACAAAATCAAGATGGATTGGAGTATTCGAGCGAAGAAGAAGGTGAGAATCTTCACGAGACCGCGGCTGGCATAGCAAACAAACAGAAGAGAGAATTAGCTAAAGTTGATCATGCTACAACAGAGTATCAACCATTCCGAAAGTCTTTTTACGTCGAAGTGCCTGAGATTG CAAGAATGACACCAGAAGAAGTGGAAGTATACAAGGAAGAATTGGAAGGTATTCGCGTGAAAGGTAAAGGTTGTCCTAAGCCCATCAAATCCTGGGCACAATGTGGCGTGACCAAAAAAGAATTAGAAGTATTAAAGAAACTTGGTTATGAGAAACCGACGCCCATTCAGTGCCAGGCAATTCCGGCAATCATGTCCGGTCGTGATCTGATAGGTATAGCAAAAACCGGTAGCGGAAAAACGTTAGCTTTTTTGTTACCGATGTTTCGTCACATACTCGATCAACCACCGTTGGCCGATGGTGACGGACCAATCGCGTTGATTATGACTCCGACTAGAGAATTGTGCATGCAAATCGGCAGGGATtcgaaaaaatttacaaaatcgtTGGGTCTTTCGCACGTGTGCGTTTATGGCGGAACTGGCATTTCTGAGCAAATAGCAGAGCTTAAGAGAGGAGCTGAAATCATCGTATGCACACCGGGAAGGATGATCGACATGCTTGCTGCTAACAGCGGACGAGTGACCAATTTACGTCGAGTAACGTATGTAGTGCTTGATGAGGCCGACAGGATGTTTGACATGGGTTTTGAGCCGCAGGTGATGCGTATTATGGAGAATGTAAGACCGGATAGACAGACGGTGCTATTTAGCGCGACGTTCCCGCGACAAATGGAGGCGCTGGCTAGAAGAATACTAACGAGACCGGTCGAGGTACAGGTCGGTGGACGTTCTGTCGTTTGCAAGGATGTGGAACAACATGTGGTTGTACTCGAGGAGGACCAGAAGTTCTACAAGTTGCTTGAAATTCTTGGGCATTATCAAGACAAAGGCTCCACTATTATATTCGTAGACAAGCAAGAGAACGCAGATACGTTGCTCAAAGATCTCATGAAGGCTTCGTATTCCTGCATGTCTCTTCACGGTGGTATAGATCAATGCGATCGAGATTCAACTATATTGGACTTCAAAGCAGGACGAACAAAATTGCTCGTAGCCACATCCGTCGCCGCTAGAGGTTTGGATGTCAAGCACTTGGTATTGGTCGTTAATTACGATTGCCCTAATCACTATGAGGATTACGTACATAGATGTGGTAGAACTGGTCGAGCCGGAAATAAAGG GTATGCGTACACTTTTATTACATCGGAACAAGAACGTTACGCCGGCGATATTTTACGTGCGCATGAGTTAGCCGGTGTACCCGTCCCAGAACCTTTACGTCAATTATGGGAAGGTTACAAAGCCCGTCAAGCCGCGGATGGAAAGAAAGTTCATACCGGAGGTGGATTCAGTGGCAAAGGATTCAAATTCGACGAATCGGAAGCCGCATTAGCGAACGAGAAAAAGAAATTCCAGAAGGCGGCCTTAGGTTTGCAAGATTCCGACGACGAGGATATAGAAAACGATATTGATCAACAGATCGAGAGTATGCTGGCACCTAAGCGAACAGTTCGTGAAATAGCCAAACCGACTGCGACCAGTATTACCGTGCCCGGTCAGCCGATACCAAGTGCCACCGATAAGTTGGAATTGGCCAGAAGATTGGCGTCAAAGATAAATATTGCGAAGAATCTGGGTGCCGAGGCGAAAGGCGCTACTCAACAAGCAGCAGAAGCCATACTCAAGGGTGCAGGACCTACGAATCTTATTACG GCAAAGACAGTTGCGGAACAACTGGCGGCGAAGTTGAATACTAAATTGAATTATCAGCCGCGCGAGGAAGATCTCGTGGAAAGCGATGTGGAAACGGGCGAGCAGACATTCCGCAAATATGAAGAAGAGCTTGAGATCAACGACTTCCCACAACAAGCGAGATGGCGAGTCACGAGCAAGGAGGCTCTTGCTCAGATCTCGGAATATTCTGAGGCGGGTCTGACAGTGAGAGGAACGTATATCGCGCCTGGTAAAACGCCACCGGAAGGCGAGAGAAAGTTATACTTGGCAATAGAGTCGACGAGCGAGTTAGCGGTTAGCAAAGCCAAAGCGGAAGTGTCCCGGCTCATCAAAGAGGAACTTATTAAACTACAAGCGTCTGGCGCTCATACGGCGTCGCGAGGTCgatacaaagttttataa
- the LOC120358073 gene encoding reversion-inducing cysteine-rich protein with Kazal motifs-like isoform X1 has translation MHHLIMLITVAAMVLAPVVGNPFLNAAQEMSCCSQAAGSCRSVCSKISLVVLGAEIEARENATQRLLEFCSMELLDFWSCVNSTLNDLKRNENWTGRGCCRLAQNPTCRTTCALSGSKNDLNESCRPSDEPEFFFCLEKREEAERCCSNVSNDTCRTICKDIFYKPGKQSNLKLYSSKGCFHQVPKCLKSVAEVKHAEDPKQHLHCCEEATTPVCLDTCRRTLHTVTTDQEIMDALAEKCSPVLPQSPMWSCLLKSGSTKPARLPLDAGKLACCTKATRPSCQTLCWRAFQADWETALPQLDALCLSSSLEGELRRCLEDADDSCEMGCSGLSYCARFNDRPTSLFRTCTTAADDLAKYEVDQWSRGDIIQGLGVPVRAAPSCPVETLRAASCLQQLRPCETRIHETRLCREDCLELMASCVDWSALTGPHTAVTLCAKLSPGRPDAPCVSLRPFLNDPQDDQAVIHPDEDITTPCKQNPCPQGQLCVLQPNSAKIYRCVPACSLGEMSKQLVPVGSWIQIPRFDQQGCLNICQCTTRGLEKCRTLNCFNFKSCWVHDRFIQHKASFYLECNPCHCFEGEFTCSKRSCGELRVPSLPCDCPPHYVPVCSRLGFTFASACLAKCAELSATEVKFGSCSSRDPCMSNPCDSSEKCVRRPRVCLYRLNKPCLQYECVPIDCNPRDESSGPVCDRENRQYSSVCAMIRAGATLSYRGPCLRGCNLRGPVCGINGETYINECAAWAEKIVVDYQGPCVAVGLIGDQAKPRCGDTVQCPPLKDPYCKGVTPPGACCPVCGGAARLFYSKKQLDRIYYMMDEEADKDSVTLEALLVALSRQLQVAQCAIRGMMTPDRDIFIIVQPITKKLSALQLRACVTETEKLVTRISERSPRIAAEVPLGSLTRAEVAHGYISSAMKICAWLAMVVVTTFLLNVLS, from the exons AGATGTCCTGCTGCTCGCAGGCTGCTGGCTCTTGTCGGAGTGTGTGCTCCAAG ATATCCTTGGTAGTCCTGGGCGCCGAGATCGAAGCGAGGGAAAATGCGACTCAACGTCTACTGGAGTTTTGTTCCATGGAACTG ttgGATTTTTGGTCCTGTGTGAACTCGACGTTAAATG atcttaaaagaaatgaaaattggaCGGGTCGAGGATGCTGCCGGCTCGCTCAGAATCCAACGTGTCGCACGACATGCGCTCTGTCCGGTTCCAAAAATGATCTAAACGAATCCTGCCGACCGAGCGACGAACCTGAGTTTTTCTTCTGTCTGGAAAAGCGCGAGGAGGCCGAACGATGCTGCAGCAATGTTTCCAATGATACGTGCAGGACTATCTGCAAGGATATCTTTTACAAACCTGGAAAACAATCTAACTTGAAGCTGTATAGCAGCAAGGGTTGCTTCCATCAGGTCCCCAAATGCCTGAAGAGCGTGGCCGAAGTGAAGCATGCCGAGGATCCGAAGCAGC ATTTGCACTGCTGCGAGGAAGCCACGACTCCTGTGTGTCTAGATACGTGTCGCAGAACTCTTCACACCGTGACAACTGATCAGGAGATCATGGACGCTTTGGCGGAGAAGTGCAGCCCTGTGTTACCACAGTCGCCGATGTGGAGCTGTTTGCTTAAATCGGGTTCGACGAAGCCGGCGCGATTACCCTTGGACGCTGGCAAACTGGCGTGTTGCACGAAAGCAACAAGGCCTTCTTGTCAGACTTTGTGCTGGCGGGCTTTCCAGGCAGACTGGGAGACTGCCTTGCCACAACTGGACGCATTGTGTCTCTCATCCAGTTTAGAAGGTGAATTGAGGAGGTGTCTCGAAGACGCTGATGACTCCTGCGAGATGGGCTGTTCCGGATTATCTTACTGTGCACGGTTTAACGACAGACCTACGAGCTTGTTCAG AACGTGCACGACTGCGGCCGACGACTTGGCCAAGTATGAAGTTGATCAGTGGTCCAGAGGAGATATTATTCAAGGATTAGGTGTGCCTGTACGTGCCGCTCCTTCCTGCCCGGTAGAGACTCTACGTGCAGCGTCTTGTCTTCAGCAACTGCGACCTTGTGAGACTAGAATCCACGAGACGCGACTCTGTCGCGAAGATTGTTTAGAGCTGATGGCAAGCTGCGTGGACTGGAGCGCGCTCACTGGACCTCACACGGCGGTTACTCTGTGCGCCAAGTTGTCGCCGGGCAGACCGGACGCGCCGTGCGTCTCGTTAAGACCGTTCCTGAACGATCCGCAGGACGATCAAGCTGTGATTCATCCTGATGAGGACATCACGACGCCCTGTAAGCAGAATCCTTGCCCGCAAGGCCAACTCTGCGTGCTCCAACCGAACAGCGCTAAGATCTATCGTTGCGTGCCGGCTTGTTCCCTCGGCGAGATGTCAAAGCAATTAGTGCCGGTCGGATCTTGGATTCAGATCCCACGATTTGATCAGCAGGGTTGCCTGAACATCTGCCAGTGCACTACACGAGGTCTGGAAAAGTGCCGCACGCTCAATTGCTTTAATTTCAAATCGTGTTGGGTGCACGATCGGTTCATTCAACACAAGGCCAGCTTTTATCTTGAGTGCAATCCTTGTCATTGCTTTGAAGGCGAGTTTACGTGCTCCAAAAGAAGCTGCGGCGAACTGCGAGTACCGTCCTTGCCCTGTGACTGTCCGCCTCATTACGTTCCAGTTTGCAGTAGACTAGGTTTCACTTTCGCATCTGCATGCTTGGCAAAGTGTGCTGAGTTATCAGCTACCGAGGTAAAGTTCGGCAGCTGTTCCAGCAGAGATCCCTGTATGTCCAATCCCTGCGACAGCTCAGAGAAGTGTGTCCGTAGACCCAGGGTTTGTCTGTACCGTTTGAACAAACCGTGTTTGCAATATGAGTGCGTGCCGATAGACTGTAATCCGCGCGACGAGTCCAGCGGACCGGTCTGCGATCGGGAGAATCGCCAATACTCCTCCGTGTGTGCGATGATTCGAGCTGGAGCCACCCTGAGTTACAGGGGACCTTGTCTGAGAGGGTGCAATCTTCGAGGTCCGGTGTGTGGTATCAACGGTGAGACTTATATTAACGAATGTGCTGCTTGGGCTGAAAAAATTGTTGTGGATTACCAAGGCCCTTGCGTTGCCGTCGGTCTCATAGGGGATCAAGCGAAACCTCGTTGCGGCGACACCGTGCAATGTCCTCCCTTAAAGGACCCGTATTGCAAAGGAGTCACTCCTCCCGGTGCTTGTTGTCCTGTCTGCGGGGGAGCAGCAAGATTGTTCTACTCGAAAAAACAG ctggATAGGATCTATTACATGATGGATGAGGAAGCTGACAAGGATTCCGTCACCCTAGAGGCTCTTCTGGTTGCTCTAAGTCGCCAATTACAAGTGGCACAATGCGCTATTCGTGGTATGATGACGCCTGATCGGGATATCTTCATCATCGTACAACCCATTACCAAAAAGTTATCGGCGCTGCAATTGCGAGCTTGCGTGACGGAAACAGAGAAGCTCGTTACCAGGATTTCGGAAAGGAGTCCTCGAATCGCGGCTGAAGTTCCTTTGGGTTCGCTGACCAGAGCCGAAGTGGCCCATGGTTACATTTCTAGTGCCATGAAAATTTGTGCTTGGCTCGCGATGGTTGTCGTTACCACTTTCTTACTAAACGTTTTATCCTGA
- the LOC120358073 gene encoding reversion-inducing cysteine-rich protein with Kazal motifs-like isoform X2: protein MSCCSQAAGSCRSVCSKISLVVLGAEIEARENATQRLLEFCSMELLDFWSCVNSTLNDLKRNENWTGRGCCRLAQNPTCRTTCALSGSKNDLNESCRPSDEPEFFFCLEKREEAERCCSNVSNDTCRTICKDIFYKPGKQSNLKLYSSKGCFHQVPKCLKSVAEVKHAEDPKQHLHCCEEATTPVCLDTCRRTLHTVTTDQEIMDALAEKCSPVLPQSPMWSCLLKSGSTKPARLPLDAGKLACCTKATRPSCQTLCWRAFQADWETALPQLDALCLSSSLEGELRRCLEDADDSCEMGCSGLSYCARFNDRPTSLFRTCTTAADDLAKYEVDQWSRGDIIQGLGVPVRAAPSCPVETLRAASCLQQLRPCETRIHETRLCREDCLELMASCVDWSALTGPHTAVTLCAKLSPGRPDAPCVSLRPFLNDPQDDQAVIHPDEDITTPCKQNPCPQGQLCVLQPNSAKIYRCVPACSLGEMSKQLVPVGSWIQIPRFDQQGCLNICQCTTRGLEKCRTLNCFNFKSCWVHDRFIQHKASFYLECNPCHCFEGEFTCSKRSCGELRVPSLPCDCPPHYVPVCSRLGFTFASACLAKCAELSATEVKFGSCSSRDPCMSNPCDSSEKCVRRPRVCLYRLNKPCLQYECVPIDCNPRDESSGPVCDRENRQYSSVCAMIRAGATLSYRGPCLRGCNLRGPVCGINGETYINECAAWAEKIVVDYQGPCVAVGLIGDQAKPRCGDTVQCPPLKDPYCKGVTPPGACCPVCGGAARLFYSKKQLDRIYYMMDEEADKDSVTLEALLVALSRQLQVAQCAIRGMMTPDRDIFIIVQPITKKLSALQLRACVTETEKLVTRISERSPRIAAEVPLGSLTRAEVAHGYISSAMKICAWLAMVVVTTFLLNVLS from the exons ATGTCCTGCTGCTCGCAGGCTGCTGGCTCTTGTCGGAGTGTGTGCTCCAAG ATATCCTTGGTAGTCCTGGGCGCCGAGATCGAAGCGAGGGAAAATGCGACTCAACGTCTACTGGAGTTTTGTTCCATGGAACTG ttgGATTTTTGGTCCTGTGTGAACTCGACGTTAAATG atcttaaaagaaatgaaaattggaCGGGTCGAGGATGCTGCCGGCTCGCTCAGAATCCAACGTGTCGCACGACATGCGCTCTGTCCGGTTCCAAAAATGATCTAAACGAATCCTGCCGACCGAGCGACGAACCTGAGTTTTTCTTCTGTCTGGAAAAGCGCGAGGAGGCCGAACGATGCTGCAGCAATGTTTCCAATGATACGTGCAGGACTATCTGCAAGGATATCTTTTACAAACCTGGAAAACAATCTAACTTGAAGCTGTATAGCAGCAAGGGTTGCTTCCATCAGGTCCCCAAATGCCTGAAGAGCGTGGCCGAAGTGAAGCATGCCGAGGATCCGAAGCAGC ATTTGCACTGCTGCGAGGAAGCCACGACTCCTGTGTGTCTAGATACGTGTCGCAGAACTCTTCACACCGTGACAACTGATCAGGAGATCATGGACGCTTTGGCGGAGAAGTGCAGCCCTGTGTTACCACAGTCGCCGATGTGGAGCTGTTTGCTTAAATCGGGTTCGACGAAGCCGGCGCGATTACCCTTGGACGCTGGCAAACTGGCGTGTTGCACGAAAGCAACAAGGCCTTCTTGTCAGACTTTGTGCTGGCGGGCTTTCCAGGCAGACTGGGAGACTGCCTTGCCACAACTGGACGCATTGTGTCTCTCATCCAGTTTAGAAGGTGAATTGAGGAGGTGTCTCGAAGACGCTGATGACTCCTGCGAGATGGGCTGTTCCGGATTATCTTACTGTGCACGGTTTAACGACAGACCTACGAGCTTGTTCAG AACGTGCACGACTGCGGCCGACGACTTGGCCAAGTATGAAGTTGATCAGTGGTCCAGAGGAGATATTATTCAAGGATTAGGTGTGCCTGTACGTGCCGCTCCTTCCTGCCCGGTAGAGACTCTACGTGCAGCGTCTTGTCTTCAGCAACTGCGACCTTGTGAGACTAGAATCCACGAGACGCGACTCTGTCGCGAAGATTGTTTAGAGCTGATGGCAAGCTGCGTGGACTGGAGCGCGCTCACTGGACCTCACACGGCGGTTACTCTGTGCGCCAAGTTGTCGCCGGGCAGACCGGACGCGCCGTGCGTCTCGTTAAGACCGTTCCTGAACGATCCGCAGGACGATCAAGCTGTGATTCATCCTGATGAGGACATCACGACGCCCTGTAAGCAGAATCCTTGCCCGCAAGGCCAACTCTGCGTGCTCCAACCGAACAGCGCTAAGATCTATCGTTGCGTGCCGGCTTGTTCCCTCGGCGAGATGTCAAAGCAATTAGTGCCGGTCGGATCTTGGATTCAGATCCCACGATTTGATCAGCAGGGTTGCCTGAACATCTGCCAGTGCACTACACGAGGTCTGGAAAAGTGCCGCACGCTCAATTGCTTTAATTTCAAATCGTGTTGGGTGCACGATCGGTTCATTCAACACAAGGCCAGCTTTTATCTTGAGTGCAATCCTTGTCATTGCTTTGAAGGCGAGTTTACGTGCTCCAAAAGAAGCTGCGGCGAACTGCGAGTACCGTCCTTGCCCTGTGACTGTCCGCCTCATTACGTTCCAGTTTGCAGTAGACTAGGTTTCACTTTCGCATCTGCATGCTTGGCAAAGTGTGCTGAGTTATCAGCTACCGAGGTAAAGTTCGGCAGCTGTTCCAGCAGAGATCCCTGTATGTCCAATCCCTGCGACAGCTCAGAGAAGTGTGTCCGTAGACCCAGGGTTTGTCTGTACCGTTTGAACAAACCGTGTTTGCAATATGAGTGCGTGCCGATAGACTGTAATCCGCGCGACGAGTCCAGCGGACCGGTCTGCGATCGGGAGAATCGCCAATACTCCTCCGTGTGTGCGATGATTCGAGCTGGAGCCACCCTGAGTTACAGGGGACCTTGTCTGAGAGGGTGCAATCTTCGAGGTCCGGTGTGTGGTATCAACGGTGAGACTTATATTAACGAATGTGCTGCTTGGGCTGAAAAAATTGTTGTGGATTACCAAGGCCCTTGCGTTGCCGTCGGTCTCATAGGGGATCAAGCGAAACCTCGTTGCGGCGACACCGTGCAATGTCCTCCCTTAAAGGACCCGTATTGCAAAGGAGTCACTCCTCCCGGTGCTTGTTGTCCTGTCTGCGGGGGAGCAGCAAGATTGTTCTACTCGAAAAAACAG ctggATAGGATCTATTACATGATGGATGAGGAAGCTGACAAGGATTCCGTCACCCTAGAGGCTCTTCTGGTTGCTCTAAGTCGCCAATTACAAGTGGCACAATGCGCTATTCGTGGTATGATGACGCCTGATCGGGATATCTTCATCATCGTACAACCCATTACCAAAAAGTTATCGGCGCTGCAATTGCGAGCTTGCGTGACGGAAACAGAGAAGCTCGTTACCAGGATTTCGGAAAGGAGTCCTCGAATCGCGGCTGAAGTTCCTTTGGGTTCGCTGACCAGAGCCGAAGTGGCCCATGGTTACATTTCTAGTGCCATGAAAATTTGTGCTTGGCTCGCGATGGTTGTCGTTACCACTTTCTTACTAAACGTTTTATCCTGA